One Saimiri boliviensis isolate mSaiBol1 chromosome 17, mSaiBol1.pri, whole genome shotgun sequence genomic window carries:
- the LOC101053741 gene encoding RAD52 motif-containing protein 1 gives MDGQKGSSRTLSFLMKRKTAQKLAVQKALSNAFQKLLIVVLESGKIAVEYRPSEEIVDVKGEEELRGLIQVSCSPWKQYGQEENEYLSDFSLEEEEFRLPELD, from the exons GACCCTATCATTCCTTATGAAAAGGAAGACAGCCCAGAAGCTTGCTGTTCAGAAGGCTTTGTCAAACGCATTCCAGAAACTGTTGATTGTGGTTCTAG AAAGTGGTAAAATAGCTGTGGAGTACAGACCCAGTGAAGAGATAGTGGATGTCAAAGGGGAAGAGGAGCTGCGTGGTTTAATTCAA GTCAGTTGCTCTCCCTGGAAGCAGTATGGCCAAGAGGAGAATGAGTATCTCTCGGATTTCAGCTTGGAGGAGGAAGAGTTTAGGCTGCCAGAACTTGACTAG